A window from Mycolicibacterium tokaiense encodes these proteins:
- a CDS encoding ABC transporter ATP-binding protein, whose protein sequence is MADTESARKVLSADERAAIFSGIDSVPGSAKPDPVMVVDNISRSFGGLKAVDVEHLEIQRGCITGLIGPNGAGKTTFFNLITGFDRPDTGSWTMDGVDFHTQRPHQVARKGVVRTFQLTKALSKMTVLENVRLGASQQSGERILNALLPFTWRKQEAAITERARAMLARFKLDAKADDMAGSLSGGQRKLLEMARALMSDPKVVMLDEPMAGVNPALTQSLLEHVKSLRDDGMTVVFVEHDMDVIREISDWVVVMAQGSVIAESRPDDLSSNTAVVDAYLGSHHDQALEFDDEGNPTGATAELAEQIEAAEAQALESGGDLSDDPSTTEGSKS, encoded by the coding sequence ATGGCTGACACCGAATCCGCCCGCAAGGTGCTCTCCGCCGACGAGCGCGCCGCGATCTTCAGCGGCATCGACTCCGTTCCCGGATCGGCCAAACCCGATCCGGTGATGGTGGTGGACAACATCTCTCGCTCGTTCGGCGGTCTCAAAGCCGTCGACGTCGAGCACCTCGAGATCCAGCGCGGTTGTATCACCGGGTTGATCGGACCCAACGGCGCGGGCAAGACCACCTTCTTCAACCTGATCACCGGATTCGACCGGCCCGACACCGGCTCCTGGACGATGGACGGCGTCGACTTCCACACTCAGCGGCCCCATCAGGTGGCCCGCAAGGGTGTGGTGCGCACGTTCCAGCTCACCAAGGCGCTGTCGAAGATGACGGTGCTGGAGAACGTGCGGCTCGGCGCGTCCCAGCAGAGTGGTGAACGGATCCTGAATGCCCTGCTGCCCTTCACCTGGCGCAAACAGGAAGCGGCCATCACCGAACGTGCGCGTGCCATGCTCGCCCGGTTCAAGCTCGACGCCAAGGCCGACGACATGGCGGGTTCACTGTCCGGCGGGCAGCGCAAGCTGCTGGAGATGGCCCGGGCCCTGATGTCCGATCCCAAGGTGGTGATGCTCGACGAGCCGATGGCCGGCGTGAACCCCGCGCTGACCCAGAGCCTGCTCGAGCATGTGAAATCGCTGCGCGATGACGGCATGACGGTGGTGTTCGTCGAACACGACATGGATGTCATCCGCGAGATCAGCGACTGGGTGGTGGTGATGGCGCAGGGTTCGGTGATCGCCGAGTCCCGGCCGGACGACCTCTCGTCGAACACGGCGGTGGTCGATGCCTACCTGGGCAGCCACCACGATCAGGCCCTCGAATTCGACGACGAGGGCAATCCCACCGGCGCCACCGCCGAACTCGCCGAACAGATCGAGGCGGCCGAGGCCCAGGCCCTGGAGTCCGGCGGCGACCTGTCCGACGATCCGAGTACCACCGAAGGCAGCAAGTCATGA
- a CDS encoding ABC transporter ATP-binding protein: MTERTPAELAATPEEHQRLAEGALVRGDRLIAGYVPGVDILRGCDFYLRDGEIVGIIGPNGAGKSTLLKTLFGLIPVRSGSVSLRGEDITSAPAHVLVTKGVGYVPQNRNVFPSLTIEENLEMGIYLRRSKFAERFDFVSELFPLLSERRKVKAGALSGGERQMVAMGRALMMEPSVLLLDEPSAGLSPMFQDEVFIRCKKINAAGVSVIMVEQNARRCLQICDRGYVLDQGTNAYTDSGPNLMKDPKVIELYLGTLAGSRET, translated from the coding sequence ATGACCGAACGCACTCCCGCCGAACTGGCCGCGACCCCGGAGGAGCACCAGCGCCTCGCCGAGGGCGCGCTGGTGCGCGGTGACCGCCTGATCGCCGGATACGTGCCCGGCGTCGACATCCTGCGCGGCTGCGACTTCTACCTGCGCGACGGTGAGATCGTCGGCATCATCGGCCCCAACGGCGCCGGCAAGTCGACTCTGCTCAAGACGTTGTTCGGGCTCATCCCCGTGCGTTCGGGCTCGGTGTCGCTGCGCGGTGAGGACATCACGTCGGCGCCGGCCCACGTACTCGTCACCAAGGGCGTGGGTTACGTCCCGCAGAACCGCAATGTGTTCCCGTCGTTGACCATCGAGGAGAACCTCGAGATGGGGATCTACCTGCGCCGGTCCAAGTTCGCCGAACGCTTCGACTTCGTGAGCGAGCTGTTCCCTCTGCTCTCGGAACGGCGCAAGGTCAAAGCCGGCGCACTGTCCGGTGGCGAGCGGCAGATGGTGGCGATGGGTCGGGCGCTGATGATGGAGCCGTCGGTGCTGCTGCTCGACGAGCCCTCCGCGGGCCTGTCCCCCATGTTCCAGGACGAGGTGTTCATCCGCTGCAAGAAGATCAACGCCGCGGGCGTCTCGGTGATCATGGTGGAGCAGAACGCCCGCCGGTGCCTGCAGATCTGCGACCGCGGTTATGTGCTGGACCAGGGCACCAACGCCTACACCGACAGCGGGCCCAACCTGATGAAGGACCCGAAGGTCATCGAGCTGTATCTCGGCACATTGGCGGGCAGCCGCGAAACCTGA
- a CDS encoding ABC transporter substrate-binding protein, with protein sequence MMTGTLARAFAVLGVASLALTACSSSSESTEETAASESADATTSAPAEAEVVSTDCEPPQATPGAAPDTAPLKIGTLLPETGTLAFLGPPEVAGVQVAINEVNEAGGVLDQPVGLVTGDSGDTTTDTANATVDRQLAEGVDVIIGAASSAVSLKVIDKIASAGVVQISPANTSDQFVCYPDKGMYFRTAPTDVLQAQALAQLITGDGAQRVAIMALNDPYGTGLARNTASDLEAAGIASDQITTIIYDPNAQSFNAEVDQVKEFNPDAVAVIGFEETAKILTRMHEVGIGPSDGMLTYGTDGNMGNALGEGMGPGLLAGMKGTTPLTDVGPEFEQRLLAFDPALVDFNYAGESYDAVMIAALAAEQAKSTAGVDIASNINAVTADGEKCTTFVQCRDLIRAGTDIDYDGVTGQLAFGPAGEPSVGSYGSLLFGPDNKLTTEDYIVVEG encoded by the coding sequence ATGATGACTGGGACTCTCGCCCGAGCCTTTGCGGTTCTGGGCGTCGCCTCCCTCGCGTTGACCGCCTGTTCGTCCAGTAGCGAGTCGACCGAAGAAACCGCGGCCTCCGAGTCCGCCGACGCCACCACCAGCGCTCCCGCCGAGGCTGAGGTCGTGTCGACGGATTGTGAACCGCCGCAGGCCACGCCGGGCGCTGCTCCGGACACCGCTCCGCTGAAGATCGGCACGCTGTTGCCGGAGACCGGCACCCTGGCCTTCCTCGGCCCGCCCGAGGTCGCGGGTGTGCAGGTGGCCATCAACGAGGTCAACGAGGCCGGTGGTGTGCTCGACCAGCCCGTCGGGCTGGTCACCGGCGACTCGGGTGACACCACCACCGACACCGCCAACGCCACCGTGGACCGCCAGCTCGCCGAGGGCGTCGACGTCATCATCGGCGCCGCGTCGTCCGCGGTGTCACTGAAGGTGATCGACAAGATCGCCAGCGCGGGCGTCGTGCAGATCTCCCCGGCCAACACCTCCGATCAGTTCGTCTGCTATCCGGACAAGGGCATGTACTTCCGTACCGCCCCCACCGACGTGCTGCAGGCCCAGGCGCTGGCCCAGCTGATCACCGGTGACGGTGCCCAGCGTGTCGCCATCATGGCGCTCAACGACCCATACGGCACCGGCCTGGCGCGCAACACCGCCAGCGATCTCGAGGCCGCGGGCATCGCCTCCGATCAGATCACCACGATCATCTACGACCCGAACGCACAGTCGTTCAATGCCGAGGTCGACCAGGTCAAGGAATTCAACCCCGACGCCGTGGCCGTGATCGGCTTCGAGGAGACCGCCAAGATCCTGACCCGTATGCACGAGGTGGGCATCGGCCCGTCAGACGGCATGTTGACCTACGGCACCGACGGCAACATGGGCAACGCGCTGGGTGAGGGCATGGGCCCGGGCCTGCTGGCCGGTATGAAGGGCACCACCCCGCTGACCGACGTCGGCCCGGAGTTCGAGCAGCGCCTGCTGGCGTTTGATCCCGCACTGGTGGACTTCAACTACGCGGGTGAGTCCTACGACGCGGTGATGATCGCCGCGCTGGCTGCCGAGCAGGCCAAGTCGACCGCCGGTGTGGACATCGCGTCCAACATCAACGCGGTCACCGCCGACGGCGAGAAGTGCACCACCTTCGTGCAGTGCCGCGACCTGATCCGCGCGGGAACCGACATCGACTACGACGGTGTGACCGGTCAGCTGGCCTTCGGGCCGGCCGGTGAGCCGTCGGTCGGTTCCTACGGCAGCCTGCTGTTCGGGCCGGACAACAAGCTCACCACCGAGGACTACATCGTCGTCGAGGGCTGA
- a CDS encoding ANTAR domain-containing response regulator produces MTAPQSDADVVTPHRVLIAEDEALIRLDLAEMLREEGYEVVGEAGDGQEAVELAEQLNPDLVIMDVKMPRRDGIDAAAEIAAKRIAPIVILTAFSQRDLVEKARDAGAMAYLVKPFSINDLIPAIELAVSRFSELAQLENEVANLSDRLETRKLVERAKGLLQSKQNMSEPEAFKWIQRAAMDRRTTMKRVAEVILETLDPPADAEPS; encoded by the coding sequence ATGACCGCGCCACAGAGCGACGCCGACGTCGTCACCCCGCACCGAGTGCTCATCGCCGAGGACGAGGCGCTCATCCGGCTCGACCTGGCCGAGATGCTGCGTGAAGAAGGCTATGAAGTGGTGGGCGAGGCGGGCGACGGCCAAGAGGCCGTGGAGCTGGCCGAGCAGCTCAACCCCGACCTGGTGATCATGGACGTCAAGATGCCGCGGCGCGACGGTATCGACGCCGCCGCCGAGATCGCCGCCAAGCGCATCGCCCCGATCGTCATCTTGACGGCGTTCAGCCAGCGCGACCTCGTGGAGAAGGCTCGGGACGCCGGTGCCATGGCCTACCTGGTGAAGCCGTTCTCGATCAACGACCTGATCCCGGCCATCGAGTTGGCGGTCAGCCGCTTCAGCGAGCTTGCGCAACTCGAAAACGAGGTGGCCAACCTGTCCGACCGGCTGGAAACGCGCAAGCTGGTGGAACGGGCGAAGGGTCTGCTGCAGTCCAAGCAGAACATGTCGGAACCCGAAGCGTTCAAATGGATTCAGCGCGCGGCGATGGACCGCCGGACCACCATGAAGCGGGTGGCCGAGGTGATCCTGGAAACCCTGGACCCGCCCGCCGATGCCGAGCCCAGCTGA
- a CDS encoding M4 family metallopeptidase, whose protein sequence is MTSTAALTGVRRSVAVVFAAGLVAAAPGIAAAETESDSAGTDTSTAETATGSEESTPEKPDADDTADADEDAGEDSDDEEADDESVETEPEQETPADDPDGLDDRDNLDNLDDRDDEDGPESEPAAQEAEPTTSPRRGTGDRPDTSEQDNGADTDSEAQPSDAEEPAAEEPQASESEAEPVDTRPAAQVAALSATGDRAEAPVALRRPVTVASMVTDALSWVGLGQLSNNLPMPALPVPRLLEMMWVALRQTQSAWNNQRPTARPTLSLGDDGVVRGELNAVDLDDDALTYTVVTPARFGTVAIAADGTFTYTPRPGLKGITDTFTVTIDDAAGNPPRIYGLGQLLGLSGPTSARISVDVASTTNIANPDVTRPGAVTVQMDTGGRISVISGKFTDTQVRDAAGAAAFLNTFAPVLGAESGFAATDLITVQRVSAATGVIEEFYRLRPSIDGIDVLGSEVVVTTDGAGTVTGLFNYYNPGLPEVDTTADAGAGSAAATLAATRLLQSAGLRPTASAVKQVLGSTTIDTDLMILALDRDTAPTLVWRVGLRPITGANEAAPGAVYYIHANGEQVGTILGGSASVQAASAIARDAQGKNRVINVEPAKWWFLFDSSKLVDTPRNLSTHDTAYGLFGFGQPIGPGNPVTRPPWGFSGSAVSAHANMATAYDYYLAVLGRTSIDGEGAKVVSTIGYSPRNSLQTYLFGYANAFWDPDRQLFGFGNAGRFEAALDIVAHEYTHGVISHIIADGESVLDTGESGALNEAYSDIMGVLIEGKTGSGRWLIGEDTALHAIRNLANPRSVGTGYVAHMRDYYTGSQDDFGEHWNSTIFSHAAYKMMTDSRTKAVSDDLWATVIYQSMYGLGAGAKFVDGRAAIVDAAADYFTDTELQAVKDAFDAVGIKEVPQTAGAEVLILAV, encoded by the coding sequence TTGACGTCTACTGCGGCTCTGACGGGGGTGCGCCGCAGCGTTGCGGTGGTTTTCGCTGCCGGTCTGGTGGCGGCGGCGCCGGGCATCGCGGCCGCCGAGACCGAATCCGATTCCGCAGGCACCGACACCTCGACTGCCGAGACGGCCACCGGGTCCGAGGAATCGACACCAGAGAAGCCGGACGCCGACGACACCGCCGATGCCGACGAGGACGCCGGCGAGGACTCCGACGACGAGGAGGCCGACGACGAGAGCGTCGAGACGGAGCCCGAACAGGAAACTCCGGCCGACGACCCAGATGGCCTCGACGACCGCGACAACCTCGACAACCTCGACGACCGCGACGACGAGGACGGACCCGAGTCCGAACCGGCGGCGCAGGAGGCCGAACCGACCACCTCCCCGCGTCGGGGTACAGGTGATCGCCCCGATACCTCAGAGCAGGACAACGGCGCCGATACCGACTCCGAGGCGCAACCGTCCGACGCCGAGGAGCCCGCCGCCGAGGAACCGCAAGCAAGCGAGTCCGAAGCCGAGCCGGTCGACACCCGGCCCGCGGCCCAGGTCGCCGCGCTTTCCGCGACCGGTGACCGCGCCGAGGCGCCGGTGGCCCTGAGGCGGCCCGTCACCGTCGCGTCCATGGTCACCGACGCCCTGTCCTGGGTGGGCCTGGGGCAGCTGTCCAACAATCTGCCAATGCCCGCCCTCCCGGTGCCGCGGCTGCTGGAGATGATGTGGGTGGCGCTGCGGCAAACGCAGTCGGCGTGGAACAACCAGCGACCCACGGCCCGTCCCACGCTCAGCCTGGGGGACGACGGCGTGGTGCGCGGGGAGCTCAACGCCGTCGACCTCGACGACGATGCCCTGACCTACACCGTCGTCACCCCGGCGCGCTTCGGCACGGTGGCGATCGCCGCCGACGGCACCTTCACCTACACCCCGCGGCCCGGCCTCAAAGGCATCACCGACACCTTCACGGTCACCATCGACGACGCAGCGGGCAACCCGCCGCGCATCTACGGTCTGGGGCAGCTACTGGGATTGAGCGGGCCCACCTCGGCGCGCATCTCGGTCGACGTCGCCAGCACCACCAACATCGCCAACCCCGACGTCACCCGCCCCGGCGCGGTGACGGTGCAGATGGACACCGGCGGCCGCATCTCGGTGATCAGCGGGAAGTTCACCGACACGCAGGTGCGTGACGCGGCAGGGGCAGCGGCGTTCCTCAACACCTTCGCCCCGGTGTTGGGAGCGGAAAGTGGCTTCGCCGCAACGGATTTGATCACTGTGCAACGCGTCTCGGCAGCCACTGGCGTCATCGAGGAGTTCTACCGGCTGCGCCCCAGCATCGACGGGATCGACGTGCTGGGCAGTGAAGTCGTCGTGACCACTGACGGCGCGGGCACGGTCACCGGCCTGTTCAACTACTACAACCCCGGGCTGCCCGAGGTCGACACCACAGCCGACGCCGGGGCCGGCTCAGCCGCGGCCACCCTGGCCGCCACCCGGCTGCTGCAGTCGGCAGGCCTGCGGCCCACCGCGTCGGCAGTGAAGCAGGTGCTGGGCTCCACCACCATCGACACCGACCTGATGATCCTGGCACTCGACCGTGACACCGCGCCGACGCTGGTGTGGCGGGTCGGGCTGCGTCCCATCACCGGCGCCAACGAGGCCGCCCCCGGGGCCGTCTACTACATCCACGCCAACGGCGAACAGGTCGGCACCATCCTGGGGGGCTCCGCCTCGGTGCAGGCGGCCAGCGCCATCGCCCGCGACGCGCAGGGCAAGAACCGGGTGATCAACGTCGAACCGGCCAAGTGGTGGTTCCTCTTCGACAGCAGCAAGCTGGTGGACACCCCGCGCAACCTCTCCACCCACGACACGGCCTACGGATTGTTCGGATTCGGGCAGCCGATCGGGCCCGGCAATCCGGTCACCCGGCCACCGTGGGGTTTCAGCGGCTCGGCGGTCTCCGCCCACGCCAACATGGCCACCGCCTACGACTACTACCTGGCGGTGTTGGGCCGGACCTCCATCGACGGCGAGGGCGCCAAGGTGGTGTCCACGATCGGCTACAGCCCGCGGAACTCGTTGCAGACCTATCTCTTCGGCTACGCCAACGCGTTCTGGGATCCCGACCGGCAGCTGTTCGGATTCGGCAACGCCGGGCGCTTCGAGGCAGCCCTGGACATCGTGGCGCACGAATACACCCACGGCGTCATCAGCCACATCATCGCCGACGGTGAATCGGTGCTCGACACCGGCGAATCCGGAGCGCTCAACGAGGCCTACTCCGACATCATGGGCGTGCTGATCGAGGGCAAGACCGGTTCCGGCCGCTGGCTCATCGGCGAGGACACCGCCCTCCACGCCATCCGCAACCTGGCCAATCCGCGCTCGGTCGGGACCGGCTACGTCGCGCACATGCGGGACTACTACACCGGCAGCCAGGACGACTTCGGCGAACACTGGAACAGCACCATCTTCAGCCACGCCGCCTACAAGATGATGACCGATTCCCGGACCAAGGCGGTCTCCGACGACCTGTGGGCCACCGTGATCTACCAGTCCATGTACGGCCTGGGCGCGGGCGCGAAGTTCGTCGACGGTCGCGCGGCGATCGTCGACGCCGCCGCCGACTACTTCACCGACACCGAACTGCAGGCCGTCAAGGACGCCTTCGACGCGGTGGGCATCAAGGAAGTGCCGCAGACCGCCGGTGCGGAGGTGCTGATCCTCGCCGTGTGA
- a CDS encoding oxygenase MpaB family protein encodes MQLLPPLPHQMIQQRFLRFYDDEIRGRYFRGVDFAEPTGDPGWFGPGSAVWHVHSHMPALVLGLQAAAYLERFDPSIFWMGVDHSRIPQRDDNGVATGRMDPEGAMVRLGHSVSFFTGTAYGSTSTAERLAKTVRAMHHTVKGTRPDGLAYDADDPEWLRWNYATVVWGIATAHEYYHPKPLRGKKIDKYYGEFVKVGHALGGTDLPTTKAETLACLESYLPRLALTYGAAMFTGPNISGGDLGPPGGEVIDWAIRDMLPSWAAAMVMHRNPNPLERLARQTAVWSVVNGIHAAMGPLPEFRAARERVRGSDAEPTSPTYVLGTDPERSRDTVEQMA; translated from the coding sequence ATGCAACTACTGCCTCCGTTGCCCCACCAGATGATTCAGCAGCGTTTCCTGCGCTTCTACGACGACGAGATCCGCGGGCGGTACTTCCGCGGGGTGGATTTTGCCGAACCCACCGGCGACCCCGGTTGGTTCGGACCCGGCAGCGCGGTCTGGCATGTGCACTCCCACATGCCGGCCCTGGTGCTCGGCCTGCAAGCTGCGGCCTATCTCGAGCGGTTCGATCCGTCGATTTTCTGGATGGGTGTCGACCACTCCAGGATTCCGCAGCGCGACGACAACGGTGTGGCCACCGGACGGATGGACCCCGAGGGGGCGATGGTCCGGCTGGGGCATTCGGTGTCGTTCTTCACCGGCACCGCCTACGGGTCCACGTCCACCGCCGAACGATTGGCCAAGACCGTGCGCGCCATGCATCACACGGTCAAAGGCACCCGCCCCGACGGGCTGGCCTATGACGCCGACGACCCGGAGTGGCTGCGCTGGAACTACGCCACGGTGGTCTGGGGGATTGCCACCGCGCACGAGTACTACCACCCGAAACCGTTGCGCGGCAAGAAGATCGACAAGTACTACGGTGAATTTGTCAAGGTCGGGCACGCCCTGGGCGGTACCGACCTGCCGACCACGAAGGCCGAGACCCTCGCGTGTCTGGAGTCCTATCTGCCCAGGCTGGCGCTGACCTACGGTGCGGCGATGTTCACCGGCCCGAACATCAGTGGCGGCGACCTGGGCCCGCCCGGTGGTGAGGTCATCGACTGGGCGATTCGCGACATGCTGCCCAGCTGGGCCGCCGCCATGGTGATGCACCGGAACCCGAACCCGCTGGAACGGTTGGCGCGTCAGACTGCGGTGTGGTCGGTGGTCAACGGCATCCACGCGGCGATGGGGCCGCTGCCCGAATTCCGCGCCGCCCGTGAACGCGTCAGGGGTTCCGACGCCGAGCCGACCTCACCCACCTATGTCCTGGGCACCGACCCCGAACGCAGCCGCGACACCGTGGAGCAGATGGCCTGA
- a CDS encoding TetR/AcrR family transcriptional regulator, giving the protein MTSPTRWAGVPLTDRRIERRGLLVAAAFALFGDEGESAVSVRSVCRECSLNTRYFYESFADTDELLGAVYDVVAAGLAAEVESAIAATNAEGGDDLDRLRAGIRTVLGFSSADPRRGRVLFTEARANPVLTARRAIAQENLRQLVLSEREQKHPGDAAVATQVAAALYTGAMAELAQQWLSGNLGDDLEEVVAHTVAMVSASA; this is encoded by the coding sequence GTGACTAGCCCCACCAGGTGGGCGGGCGTCCCGCTGACCGACCGCCGCATTGAGCGCCGCGGTCTGCTGGTCGCCGCCGCATTCGCGCTGTTCGGCGACGAAGGTGAGAGTGCTGTCTCGGTGCGCTCGGTGTGTCGCGAGTGCTCACTGAACACCCGCTACTTCTACGAGAGCTTCGCCGACACCGACGAACTGCTGGGCGCGGTGTACGACGTGGTCGCTGCAGGATTGGCAGCCGAGGTCGAGTCGGCGATCGCCGCCACCAACGCCGAGGGCGGCGATGATCTCGACCGGCTGCGTGCCGGCATCCGCACCGTGCTGGGGTTCAGCTCGGCAGACCCGCGCCGCGGCCGGGTGCTGTTCACCGAGGCCCGGGCGAACCCGGTGCTGACCGCGCGGCGGGCCATCGCACAGGAGAATCTGCGCCAGCTGGTTCTCAGTGAGCGCGAACAGAAACACCCGGGGGACGCGGCGGTGGCCACCCAGGTGGCGGCCGCGCTCTACACCGGCGCCATGGCCGAGCTGGCCCAGCAGTGGTTGTCCGGCAACCTCGGCGACGATCTCGAGGAAGTGGTGGCCCACACGGTCGCCATGGTTTCCGCCAGCGCCTGA
- a CDS encoding adenylate/guanylate cyclase domain-containing protein: protein MGRLSDGRFRHAHPCVPVRSAHYADSAARRFRVLKIATWIAATVSAGFGLWQLLGGYGTWQIGLINVITGLAFLAIPLLRPLPDLVAPMAFVVVAYGSIFFITWNIGTASGLQFYYLSSASVLVLVLGIERITLAGVLAGLGAVLVVLLEVLVPDNVGDQPEWSLQVGFVTSVVSSCVLAFATVWYALREIARAEAAMEMEYQRSEQLLANMLPASIADRLKDPDRKAIADRYDDASILFADIAGFTERAADTPPCDLVAFLDRIYTTFDTLVDRHGLEKVKTTGDSYMVVSGIPLPRTDHVQALADLALDMAGAATGLTDPLGRAVSMRIGLAAGPVVAGVVGSSRFFYDVWGDAVNVASRMETTDQVGRIQVPEDIYLRLKDDFVLEERGSVAVKGKGLMRTWYLVGRRSVQVQTPIG, encoded by the coding sequence ATGGGACGGCTCAGCGACGGCCGGTTCCGGCACGCGCATCCCTGTGTTCCGGTGCGCAGCGCCCACTACGCCGACTCCGCCGCCCGCCGCTTCCGCGTCCTGAAGATCGCCACCTGGATCGCGGCCACCGTCAGCGCGGGATTTGGCCTCTGGCAGCTGCTCGGCGGCTACGGCACCTGGCAGATCGGCCTCATCAACGTCATTACCGGACTGGCCTTCCTGGCCATCCCGCTGCTGCGACCACTTCCGGATCTGGTGGCCCCCATGGCGTTCGTCGTCGTGGCCTACGGCTCGATCTTCTTCATCACCTGGAATATCGGTACCGCCTCCGGGCTGCAGTTCTACTACCTCAGCTCGGCCTCGGTGCTGGTGCTGGTCCTCGGGATCGAACGCATCACCCTGGCCGGGGTCCTGGCGGGTCTGGGTGCAGTGCTGGTGGTTCTGCTGGAGGTGCTGGTGCCCGACAACGTGGGCGACCAGCCCGAATGGTCACTGCAGGTCGGATTCGTGACCTCGGTGGTGTCGTCGTGCGTGCTGGCATTCGCGACGGTCTGGTACGCCCTGCGCGAGATCGCCCGGGCCGAGGCCGCCATGGAGATGGAATACCAGCGCTCCGAACAACTCCTGGCCAACATGCTGCCCGCCAGCATCGCCGACCGACTCAAGGACCCCGACCGCAAAGCCATCGCCGACCGCTACGACGACGCCTCGATTCTGTTCGCCGACATCGCCGGATTCACCGAGCGGGCCGCCGACACCCCGCCGTGCGACCTGGTCGCCTTCCTCGACCGCATCTACACCACCTTCGACACCCTGGTGGACCGACACGGCCTGGAGAAGGTGAAGACCACCGGCGACTCGTACATGGTGGTCAGCGGGATCCCCCTCCCCCGCACCGACCACGTGCAGGCACTGGCCGACCTGGCACTCGACATGGCCGGCGCCGCAACTGGTCTCACCGACCCGCTGGGACGTGCGGTGTCCATGCGGATCGGCTTGGCCGCCGGCCCCGTGGTGGCCGGCGTGGTCGGCTCGAGCCGCTTCTTCTACGACGTGTGGGGCGACGCGGTGAACGTCGCCTCACGGATGGAGACCACCGACCAGGTGGGCCGCATCCAGGTGCCCGAGGACATCTATCTGCGCCTCAAGGACGACTTTGTGCTCGAGGAGCGCGGCAGCGTCGCGGTCAAGGGCAAGGGACTGATGCGCACCTGGTATCTGGTGGGCCGGCGCTCAGTACAGGTCCAGACGCCGATCGGCTAG
- a CDS encoding nitrilase-related carbon-nitrogen hydrolase, with protein MTTSVACAQFAPEFGDVAGNCAAITDLIGRAVAAGADVVVLPELATTGYMFTDADEARALALPSSAPVFADWAAAAGDAIVVVGYCEAGDDGHVYNSAVMLDRGGVVAGYRKTHLWDREKLVFTPGSVLPPVVKTRHGNIAMMVCYDLEFAEVTRAVTVAGAELIVASVNWPLFPRPEGERPGEVITAMSTARLNRVAVAVCDRCGVERGQPWTAGTVIVDPDGWVAAAAGPGPELVLAEVDLALTHDKSLTEHVDLLADRRLDLY; from the coding sequence ATGACGACGTCGGTTGCCTGCGCGCAGTTCGCCCCCGAATTCGGTGATGTGGCCGGCAACTGTGCCGCCATCACCGACCTGATCGGTCGTGCCGTCGCCGCGGGCGCGGACGTGGTGGTGCTGCCGGAACTGGCCACCACCGGCTACATGTTCACCGACGCCGACGAAGCGCGGGCGCTGGCGTTGCCGTCGTCAGCTCCGGTGTTCGCGGACTGGGCGGCCGCCGCCGGCGACGCCATCGTGGTGGTGGGCTACTGCGAGGCCGGCGACGACGGACACGTCTACAACAGCGCCGTCATGCTCGACCGGGGCGGCGTCGTGGCCGGATACCGCAAGACGCACCTCTGGGACCGGGAGAAGTTGGTCTTCACGCCCGGCAGTGTGCTGCCGCCGGTGGTCAAGACGCGGCACGGCAACATCGCCATGATGGTGTGCTACGACCTGGAATTCGCCGAAGTCACCCGAGCGGTGACGGTCGCCGGCGCCGAACTCATTGTGGCGTCGGTGAACTGGCCCTTGTTTCCCCGCCCGGAGGGGGAGCGCCCCGGCGAGGTGATCACGGCCATGTCCACCGCCCGGCTCAACCGGGTGGCGGTGGCGGTCTGCGACCGCTGCGGTGTCGAGCGGGGCCAGCCGTGGACGGCCGGCACGGTGATCGTGGACCCCGACGGCTGGGTGGCCGCCGCTGCGGGACCGGGGCCCGAGCTGGTGCTCGCCGAGGTGGATCTGGCGCTCACCCACGACAAGTCGCTGACCGAGCACGTGGACCTGCTAGCCGATCGGCGTCTGGACCTGTACTGA
- a CDS encoding Dps family protein, protein MAITATTTNRRDAAEIAGFVPTEAFYGNLQRVLVDLIELHLQGKQAHWNVVGTNFRDLHLQLDELVDFAREGSDTIAERIRALDGVADGRSDTVAATTSLPEFPAFEHNTTEVVDLITTRIYAAVATLRAVHDDVDAEDPSTADILHQLIDGLEKLAWLIKSENRKV, encoded by the coding sequence ATGGCCATCACAGCTACCACCACCAACCGCCGCGACGCCGCCGAGATCGCCGGCTTCGTCCCCACCGAGGCCTTCTACGGCAACCTGCAGCGTGTGCTCGTCGATCTGATCGAGCTGCATCTTCAGGGCAAGCAGGCGCACTGGAACGTTGTGGGCACCAACTTCCGGGATCTGCACCTGCAACTCGATGAGCTGGTGGACTTCGCCCGCGAGGGCAGCGACACCATCGCCGAGCGCATCCGCGCTCTGGACGGGGTGGCCGACGGCCGTTCCGACACCGTGGCCGCCACCACGTCGCTGCCGGAATTCCCGGCTTTCGAACACAACACCACCGAGGTGGTGGACCTGATCACGACCCGGATCTACGCGGCAGTGGCGACCCTGCGGGCGGTTCACGATGACGTGGACGCCGAGGACCCGAGCACCGCTGACATCCTGCACCAGCTGATCGACGGCCTGGAGAAGCTGGCGTGGCTGATCAAGTCGGAGAACCGGAAAGTCTGA